The DNA region CTTGAACTCCAGCAGGTCACGCAGCGCCATCACCGGACGGTTCTCCAGCAACGTCTTGTAAGTGGAGAAATGGTCATAGCCAGGCCCCTGGGCCAGAGCCTTGTGCAAGGCCTTGGAAAGTTCAGGATTGTTGCGGTGGTACTCCGCACCATTGCGATATTGAACGAATCCCATGAACTCGAGCTTGCTGCGATTCAGCTCGGGGAATGCCTTGGCATGCATCGAGAGTGTTTCGTTCGCCAGTTCCGCAAGAGTCATGCCGGCAACCCGGCTGGTCGTGCCACTGAAGGCGGTCTCGATCACATCAGCACCCAGCCCGATCGCCTCGAAGATCTGAGCGCCGTGATAACTGGCCAGCAGCGAAATTCCGATCTTGGACAGAATTTTTCTGAGACCGTTTTCTAGAGAGATGCGCACATTGGCCTGAACCTGATCAGCACTGAGGTCGGGAAGCTTTCCCTGCTCGATGCGCTTTCTTGTTTTCGGGTGTTGGAGCCAGTGGCGGGTGGTCTCCCAGGTCAACCATGGACAAACGCCGCTTGCTCCATAGCCGATCAGGCAGGCCATGTGATGAGTGCTCCAACACTGAGCGGTGTCCACCACAATTGAGCAGCGCAGTCGCAGCTTGCGGCGCAGCAAATGGTGGTGAACCGAGCCAACGGCGAGAAGTGCTGGCATCGCCACCGTGGTGGCAGTCAGGGGCGTGGGCTTGGCGTTGGCATCCACGCGGTCGGAGAGCACCAGAACCTGGGCCCCATCGTGCACGGCTTGCTCAGCCGCCTGGCACATGGCATCAAGAACGGTTCGGAATCCACCGGTGCAGGATTCAACCGCCACCTGAGTGGACAGGAACTGAACAGGAAGACCTTGCTGGCTGATCTCTTCCAGCTCAGCCTCATTGAGAATCGGGGTATCAAGGTGAATCACAGAAGCGGCATCGGCCTGAGGCTTCAACGCCGGACGACGTTCACCCAGATGCATTTCCAGGCTCATCACCAGTTGTTCCCGAAGGGGATCGATCGGAGGATTGGTGACCTGAGCGAAGCGTTGCTTGAAATAGTCGTAGAGCAAATGAGGCTTGTCCGAAAGCACTGCCAGTGGGATGTCATCACCCATACAGAAGGTGGGCTCCTTCCCAAGGGAAGCCATGTCGCCAATGATCAGGTCGAAATCCTCGGCGGTGAAGCCCATGGCGGTCTGCAGTCTCAGCAGGTCGAGTTCTCCGACCTGCTGAGACTGGGTCCAGGGTTGCGGACTCACGTTGCGGCGATGTTGCTTCAGCCAATCGCCGTAGGGAAAACGTCCAGCGGCGTCTTCTTTCACCAACCAATTATCCAGGAGCTGGCCGGTCTCCAGATCAACCGCCAGCATCTGACCGGGACCGAGCCGACCTTTCTGGACCACGGTCTTGCCGCTGAGATCCACCACGCCAGTCTCGGATCCCATAATCACGAAGCCATCGTCCGTAGAGCACCAGCGAGCCGGGCGTAGGCCGTTGCGGTCAAGGGTGGCTCCAACACGCTTACCGTCAGCGAACACCAACAGAGCAGGGCCGTCCCATGGCTCCTGGATGCCAGCGTTGAATTCATACATGGCCGTTACATCAGGACGGCTATCGAGGTCTGGCTGGTTGCGGAACGCTTCCGGGACAAGGGTGATCAGGCTGTCGGTAACCGAGCGACCACTGCGCACCATCAGCTCGAGCGTGGCGTCGAGGTTCGCTGAATCACTGAAAGCGGGATTGACCACAGGGTTGAGGTCATCCGCGGCGTCTCCCCAGACTCCAGCGAGGCTGGCTTCAGAGGCCTTAGCCCAGTTGAGATTGCCCAGCAGAGTGTTGATCTCACCGTTGTGCCCCAACATCCGCATTGGCTGGGCTAGGGGCCAGCGTGGAAGGGTGTTGGTGCTGAAGCGCCGGTGATACACCGCGAAGCTCACTTCGAAGCGGGAATCACGCAGGTCGGCGTAGTACTGCGCGAGCACTTCCGAACGCACCATGCCCTTGTAGACGACGGTTCGACTGCTCATGGACGCCACATAAAAGTCGCGTGACCCCTCAAACCCCCATGCTTCCCTGGCCCTGGCACCAACGCGGCGCCGTAGACGCAGCAGCAGCGCCTCGAAGGCATCACCTTCAGCCTCCCCCTTGACGAGCCACTGCTCAATGACAGGAGCCGTTTCACGAGCCATCGGCCCAAGCACTGTTGAGTCGACAGGCACCTCGCGCCAACCGGCGTACTGCAGGCCCAGCGCAGCGGCCTCCTCCTCAAAAAACTGGCGAGCCTGCTGACGTCGTTCAGCATCTGTGGGCAGAAACATCATTCCAAGACCACGGGCATCAGCCGCTTCCGGCCAGATCGCCCTCAGATAAGACCATGGAATTTCACACAAAACGCCCGCACCATCACCTGAGTCAGCGTCACCCCCACAACCACCGCGGTGTTCCATACATCCAAGGCCACGCAGGGCCTGCTCCAGAACCCAATGACTGGGTTGTCCCTGCATCTGAGCCAGGAATCCCACTCCACAGGCGTCCTTTTCGCCGGCTACCGCCTGGGGCGCAGCGCTGTCGCTGTAAGGCCAGGAGGAGCCGGTGAGGTGAGTCATGACCTGGATAAGAGTCGGGCTGACGCCGCTCTGGATGCAACATCCATCACGGACCAAATTCGATCCTAAGGATTGGCCACCCCGGCTAGCGTCTGCACATGTTATTGCCGCCTCCTCCTCCAGCCCCGGTTGCCGAAGTGCGCACAGCCAACCGGTTCAGCGGTAGCGAAGTCAAGGTTGGAGGCCTTGCATCCAAGGGGACTTGGCAGTGGGTCGGAAACGACCAAAGCTCACCAGACCAGCTCTGGATTCCACTGGATCTGCTGATCGGACGACTCGGCTTCCAGAGGGTTGTCAATGAAGGAGGCGAGGCACTGGAGTGGTTCGGTCAAAGCGTCCCTTTACAGGCACTGAACAAGCGCTCTCTTGACGATGAGGTGGCAGTTGATGCAGCACCTTGGTTCAAGACATTGAATGTCTCGACCAGCCGTCGCAATGGTGTCCTCTCGATCTCGCTCAAAGCTCCCAGAGTCCAGAAGCTGCGTCAGGGGCGCGGCAGCACAGCAGGGCGGCTGGTGCTCGATCTCAGTGGTCCTGCGCTGTTGCAACGTCAGAACGACGATTTATTCCTTGGGGTTTCGATCAGTGCAGCCCAAGAAGCCCAGTTGCGTGAAATCGGTCTGAAGACCAAGCGTGAAAGTCATGGTCTGCGACTCCAAGGCAGTGCCGATCGTCCGACGCTCACGCTTGCATCACCGTGGCGGCTTGTGATCGATGGGTTGAGCAGCTCGGGCACCACCCAGGTGCGTGCTAGCAGGAATGCGTTGCAGTCAGCTCTGCTCAATCCAGAGATCCAGGCGGAGAATCGCAACGGACTGGTGCTGGACGCCCGCACACTTCGTGTAGGGGTCAAGCCGGTGAAGATTTACAGAGCAGGTGTTCCCTTTAACAGCAGCACTCTCAAGCTTCGACCACTCGCTGCTCGAGGGGCACAAACCGGGATTCGATTTCTGAGCCAACTGGCCCAGCCTGAACAGGCTTTGTTGGCCATCAATGGAGGGTTCTTTAATCGTGTTCGTCAGCTTCCCCTCGGCGCCCTTCGTGTCGATGGGACCTGGTTTTCGGGACCGATTCTGAACCGGGGAGCCATCGGCTGGACAGCAGGGAACAGACTTCTGTTCAATCGACTGCGCCTCGACCAGTCCATGCAGGTCAACGGTGGACGTCGCTGGGGCCTGGGTTTTCTCAACAGTGGCTACGTCCAGCGCGGGTTGAGTCGGTACACCCGTGCATGGGGTCCTATCTACAAGGCCCTTAGCGGCGAAGAGAAGGCCATCAGCGTGCGGGATGGAGTCACCATTAGTCAGCATGATCGCGCCGAGCTGAATCGGGGGGTTCCTTTGAAACCCGGCGCCTCCCTGATCGTTTCCCGCGCTGGAGCTCCACTTCCAGCTCAACCCGGCGATCGAGTCAGCATCAGTGTGCGGCCATCTTCTGCAGTCGGAGAGCAACCTCAGGTGCTGGCCGGTGGTCCACTTCTGCTGAAAAATGGCCAGGTTGTTTTGCGAGGTCGCCAGGAAGGGTTCAGTGCCGGGTTCCTATCCCTTGCAGCTCCACGAACGGTTGTTGCCCAGGACCGCAGTCGTGTGTGGCTGTTAACAATCGAAGGCACTTCAGGGAGTGATCCCACGCTGCTGGAAACGACACTGGCTCTTCAGCAGCTGGGAATGCTCGACGC from Synechococcus sp. UW179A includes:
- the gltB gene encoding glutamate synthase large subunit, which produces MTHLTGSSWPYSDSAAPQAVAGEKDACGVGFLAQMQGQPSHWVLEQALRGLGCMEHRGGCGGDADSGDGAGVLCEIPWSYLRAIWPEAADARGLGMMFLPTDAERRQQARQFFEEEAAALGLQYAGWREVPVDSTVLGPMARETAPVIEQWLVKGEAEGDAFEALLLRLRRRVGARAREAWGFEGSRDFYVASMSSRTVVYKGMVRSEVLAQYYADLRDSRFEVSFAVYHRRFSTNTLPRWPLAQPMRMLGHNGEINTLLGNLNWAKASEASLAGVWGDAADDLNPVVNPAFSDSANLDATLELMVRSGRSVTDSLITLVPEAFRNQPDLDSRPDVTAMYEFNAGIQEPWDGPALLVFADGKRVGATLDRNGLRPARWCSTDDGFVIMGSETGVVDLSGKTVVQKGRLGPGQMLAVDLETGQLLDNWLVKEDAAGRFPYGDWLKQHRRNVSPQPWTQSQQVGELDLLRLQTAMGFTAEDFDLIIGDMASLGKEPTFCMGDDIPLAVLSDKPHLLYDYFKQRFAQVTNPPIDPLREQLVMSLEMHLGERRPALKPQADAASVIHLDTPILNEAELEEISQQGLPVQFLSTQVAVESCTGGFRTVLDAMCQAAEQAVHDGAQVLVLSDRVDANAKPTPLTATTVAMPALLAVGSVHHHLLRRKLRLRCSIVVDTAQCWSTHHMACLIGYGASGVCPWLTWETTRHWLQHPKTRKRIEQGKLPDLSADQVQANVRISLENGLRKILSKIGISLLASYHGAQIFEAIGLGADVIETAFSGTTSRVAGMTLAELANETLSMHAKAFPELNRSKLEFMGFVQYRNGAEYHRNNPELSKALHKALAQGPGYDHFSTYKTLLENRPVMALRDLLEFKVASTPLPLDQVESVESICTRFCTGGMSLGALSREAHEVLAVAMNRIGGKSNSGEGGEDPARFQVLTDVDNDGRSVAFPSIGGLRNGDTACSAIKQIASGRFGVTAEYLRSGKQLEIKVAQGAKPGEGGQLPGPKVDKYIAWLRNSKPGVALISPPPHHDIYSIEDLAQLIHDLHQVHPSAPVSVKLVAEIGIGTIAAGVAKANADVIQISGHDGGTGASPLSSIKHAGGPWELGLTEVHRALLENGLRDRVLLRADGGLKTGWDVVIAAMLGAEEYGFGSIAMIAEGCVMARVCHLNSCPVGVATQKENLRQRFTGVPEHVVNFFWYVAEEVRQLMSLLGLARLEDLIGRSDLLKPRGVSLAKTKCVDLSSLLAPISGSEDRSWLTHSAEAHGNGPILEDQLLADPELMAAIESQRSIRRTVQIVNTDRSVCARLAGEIAQRYGNRGFLGQLDLTFRGAAGQSFGAFLVQGMNVRLEGEANDYVGKGMNSGRITLVPSDSTANPGDQVILGNTCLYGATGGELFAQGRAGERFGVRNSGARTVVEGAGDHCCEYMTGGVVVVLGSTGRNVGAGMTGGVTFLLDEGERVTPRVNPEIVEVCPITTSEQESTLKGLLELHVAATGSEKAVALLSDWSASRSRFKVLVPPSERAAMGLADKQAVAA
- a CDS encoding phosphodiester glycosidase family protein, with the translated sequence MLLPPPPPAPVAEVRTANRFSGSEVKVGGLASKGTWQWVGNDQSSPDQLWIPLDLLIGRLGFQRVVNEGGEALEWFGQSVPLQALNKRSLDDEVAVDAAPWFKTLNVSTSRRNGVLSISLKAPRVQKLRQGRGSTAGRLVLDLSGPALLQRQNDDLFLGVSISAAQEAQLREIGLKTKRESHGLRLQGSADRPTLTLASPWRLVIDGLSSSGTTQVRASRNALQSALLNPEIQAENRNGLVLDARTLRVGVKPVKIYRAGVPFNSSTLKLRPLAARGAQTGIRFLSQLAQPEQALLAINGGFFNRVRQLPLGALRVDGTWFSGPILNRGAIGWTAGNRLLFNRLRLDQSMQVNGGRRWGLGFLNSGYVQRGLSRYTRAWGPIYKALSGEEKAISVRDGVTISQHDRAELNRGVPLKPGASLIVSRAGAPLPAQPGDRVSISVRPSSAVGEQPQVLAGGPLLLKNGQVVLRGRQEGFSAGFLSLAAPRTVVAQDRSRVWLLTIEGTSGSDPTLLETTLALQQLGMLDALNLDGGSSTTLLAANRTVMTGRGMTPRVQNGLGLVRR